The Chanos chanos chromosome 16, fChaCha1.1, whole genome shotgun sequence genome has a window encoding:
- the aff4 gene encoding AF4/FMR2 family member 4 isoform X2, with amino-acid sequence MNREDRNVLRMKERERRNQEIQQGGEAFPANSPLFPEPYKVSSKEDKLSSRIQSMLGNYDEMKETIGETPMSKLMTKASGSSSSEEKSLYSEQRGGAGSSQSQSSKWTPVGPAAAGSSSSSSSSSQSQKRSGLQGSHSSSQRSGGGSGSGSQRHERDYSSGSSNSKKSSKHGSSDHSKSHTSSPAKSSMSSGGHARSLVAEHHGKERYRSKSPREREANWDSPSRVHSSFPSGQHSSQAFPPSLISKPGSMPQKPTAYVRPMDGQETGEPKTSSETYGGQSHSSGMGEMKANGKASLTKLKIPTQPVEGSMPGDVSCVDEILKEMTQSWPPPLTAIHTPCKTEPSKFPFPTKDAQHSSFNNGGHKRSISGKSSSTGHQSKTCDGDQANMLQDDLKLSSSEESDGEQDSGKNVSRNASASNNSNNSEGVEREDSSSHSGSESSSGSDSESESSSTESETNEPPRAPSPEPEQPTANKWQLDNWFKKVNKFSPASPVDSSSSSTPMKYKKEGRDAGSSRAYSGQGGAKDSALAPSRDLRPNQKGSESGRGRQKSPAQSEGGTGQRRTVGKKQPKKPEKPPVVEEPKGGLKVESEPTPEIPPHRARAPNKGLRKPNIKKDLKSSPRPAQEKRKPKASSKNSPKSREFVVDSSSSDSEGNESIPSSSQTPKYTESIRTPVCVFSPMEEKELLSPLSEPEERVPPKLMVKIDLSMLSRVPGRPYKDTEVKLERDVTAEREGKDFQKQTSEKSTSKGKRKHKGDDDGLKQENKKSRQEDKSSSHHKSSSKDSSKRGADRKEEPVPSPSMAGLQRTPKSEHQARKRTASQSSASLSSTASSSKEGGHSGKSSSTSKHRKLEDKQGRGTREGKEKSSKTSENQLAVPPLPADGSKSMRSKLNFEDRVHSADHYLQEAKKLKHNADALMDRFEKAVYYLDAVVSFIECGNALEKSAQEAKSPFPMYAETVELIKYTMKLKSYMAPDATSADKRLAVLCLRCQSLLYLRLFKLRKESALKYSKTLTEHLKNSLSNTQAPSPGMGNKAAGMPSPVSPKLSPGSGAGGYSSSSSNPSGSSSVTIPQRIHQMAASYVQVTSNFLYATEVWEQAEQLAKEQREFFAELDKAMGPLIFNTSSMTDLVRFTRQGLHWLRLDAKLIP; translated from the exons ATGAACCGTGAGGACCGGAATGTACTCCgcatgaaagaaagagaaaggagaaatcAAGAAATCCAACAGGGAGGAGAGGCCTTCCCCGCCAACTCACCCCTCTTTCCCGAACCTTATAAAGTt tCCAGCAAAGAGGACAAACTTTCTAGTCGAATCCAGAGCATGCTAGGGAATTACGACGAGATGAAGGAAACCATTGGAGAAACTCCTATGTCTAAGCTTATGACGAAGGCTTCcggctcctcttcctcagaggaGAAGTCTCTTTACAGCGAGCAGCGAGGTGGAGCAGGGAGCAGCCAAAGCCAGAGCAGCAAGTGGACTCCGGTCGGCCCCGCGGCCGCCGGCTCATCTTCCtcctcgtcctcttcctccCAGTCTCAGAAACGATCTGGCCTGCAGGGCAGCCACAGCAGCAGCCAGAGGAGCGGCGGTGGTAGTGGCAGCGGCAGCCAAAGACACGAACGCGACtacagcagcggcagcagcaacagcaagaAGTCCAGCAAGCACGGGTCTTCGGACCACTCCAAGTCTCACACGTCCAGCCCGGCCAAGAGCTCCATGAGTTCGGGCGGACACGCGCGCTCTCTGGTCGCCGAGCACCACGGCAAGGAGCGCTACCGCTCCAAGTCGCCGCGGGAACGCGAGGCTAACTGGGATTCCCCGTCGCGCGTCCACTCGTCCTTCCCGAGCGGCCAGCACTCCAGCCAGGCCTTCCCGCCGTCCCTCATATCCAAGCCGGGCTCCATGCCCCAGAAGCCCACGGCCTACGTGCGACCCATGGACGGGCAGGAAACGGGAGAGCCCAAGACATCGTCGGAGACGTACGGCGGCCAGTCGCACAGCAGTGGCATGGGCGAGATGAAGGCCAACGGCAAGGCCTCGCTCACCAAGCTCAAGATCCCTACTCAACCTGTAGAG GGATCCATGCCAGGAGACGTGAGCTGTGTCGATGAAATCTTAAAG GAAATGACTCAGTCCTGGCCCCCTCCACTGACAGCCATTCATACCCCTTGCAAGACAGAGCCGTCTAAATTCCCCTTCCCAACCAAG GATGCCCAGCATTCAAGCTTTAACAATGGAGGACATA AGAGAAGCATATCTGGGAAGAGCTCTTCCACTGGACACCAGTccaaaacatgtgatggagaCCAGGCAAA tatgCTTCAGGATGACCTGAAACTGAGCAGCAGCgaggagagtgatggagagcaAGACTCCGGCAAGAACGTGTCGAGAAACGCCTCTGCCAG taataacagtaataacagtgagggagtggagagagaagacTCCAGCAGCCACAGTGGGTCAGAGAGCAGCTCtggatcagacagtgagagtgagagtagcTCCACTGAGAGTGAGACCAATGAACCTCCGCGGGCTCCCTCTCCTGAG CCTGAACAGCCCACAGCCAACAAATGGCAGCTGGACAATTGGTTCAAAAAAGTGAACAAGTTTTCTCCAGCCTCCCCCGtggacagcagcagcagcagcaccccCATGAAATACAAGAAAGAGGGTCGCGATGCGGGCTCAAGCCGCGCCTACAGCGGCCAGGGGGGCGCCAAAGACTCCGCCCTGGCTCCGTCCCGGGATCTGCGGCCCAACCAGAAGGGTTCGGAGAGCGGACGCGGCCGGCAGAAGTCGCCGGCCCAGAGCGAAGGCGGCACGGGCCAGCGGAGGACTGTGGGTAAGAAACAGCCCAAAAAGCCAGAGAAGCCACCCGTGGTGGAAGAGCCCAAAGGCGGGCTGAAGGTAGAGAGCGAGCCCACACCCGAAATACCTCCTCACCGGGCGCGCGCGCCCAACAAGGGCCTCCGCAAGCCCAACATCAAGAAGGACTTAAAATCCTCGCCGCGCCCCGCCCAGGAGAAACGCAAGCCGAAAGCATCGAGCAAGAATTCGCCCAAGTCCCGAGAGTTCGTCGTGGACTCTTCGTCGTCGGACTCGGAAGGCAACGAGAGCATCCCGTCCTCCTCGCAGACGCCAAAGTACACGGAGAGCATCCGGACCCCCGTCTGCGTGTTCTCCCCCATGGAGGAGAAGGAGCTCCTGTCTCCCCTCAGCGAGCCAGAGGAGCGCGTCCCTCCCAAGCTGATGGTGAAGATAGACCTGAGCATGCTCTCCAGGGTGCCCGGGAGGCCGTACAAGGACACGGAGGTCAAACTGGAGAGAGACGTGACGgccgagagagagggaaaggactTTCAGAAGCAGACCAGTGAGAAGAGCACCAGTAAGGGCAAGAGGAAGCACAAG gGCGATGATGACGGCCtcaaacaggaaaataaaaaatcaagaCAGGAAGACAAGTCTTCATCGCATCACAAGTCCAGCAGCAAAGA CTCGTCCAAACGGGGCGCGGACCGAAAAGAGGAGCCGGTACCGTCTCCCTCCATGGCCGGCCTGCAGCGGACGCCCAAGTCAGAGCACCAGGCCCGCAAGCGCACGGCCAGCCAatcctctgcctccctctccaGCACGGCCAGTAGCAGCAAAGAGGGCGGGCACAGCGGGAAGAGTAGCTCCACCTCCAAACACCGTAAACTGGAGGACAAACAGGGGCGTGGCACCAGGGAGGGCAAG gaGAAGAGCTCAAAGACGTCGGAGAACCAGCTGGCTGTTCCGCCGCTTCCCGCTGACGGCTCCAAATCGATGAGGTCCAAACTCAACTTTGAGGACAG gGTGCACTCTGCCGACCACTACCTGCAGGAAGCTAAGAAGCTGAAGCACAATGCAGACGCTTTG ATGGACAGGTTTGAGAAAGCCGTGTACTATTTGGACGCCGTTGTGTCCTTCATCGAGTGCGGCAATGCCCTGGAGAAGAGTGCCCAGGAGGCCAAATCCCCCTTCCCCATGTACGCCGAGACGGTGGAGCTGATCAA gtacaCTATGAAACTGAAAAGCTACATGGCTCCAGACGCTACGTCGGCAGATAAAAGGCTTGCAGTGCTGTG CCTACGCTGCCAGTCCCTCCTCTACCTGCGGCTGTTCAaactgagaaaagagagtgCACTGAAATACTCCAAGACACTTACTGAACACTTGAAG aACTCATTGAGTAACACTCAAGCTCCTTCTCCAGGAATGGGAAA taaAGCGGCAGGCATGCCCTCCCCAGTGTCGCCCAAGCTGTCACCGGGCAGCGGTGCGGGTGGATACTCGTCCAGCAGCTCCAACCCCAGCGGCAGTTCCTCCGTCACCATTCCACAGCGCATCCACCAGATGGCCGCCAGCTACGTACAGGTCACCTCCAACTTCCTCTACGCCACCGAGGTCTGGGAACAGGCGGAGCAGCTGGCCAAGGAGCAGAGGG AGTTCTTTGCTGAACTGGACAAGGCCATGGGTCCTCTCATCTTCAACACCAGCAGTATGACTGATTTGGTGCGTTTCACGCGACAGGGTCTGCACTGGCTACGGCTCGACGCTAAACTCATCCCATAG
- the aff4 gene encoding AF4/FMR2 family member 4 isoform X1, with protein MASLSGNMNREDRNVLRMKERERRNQEIQQGGEAFPANSPLFPEPYKVSSKEDKLSSRIQSMLGNYDEMKETIGETPMSKLMTKASGSSSSEEKSLYSEQRGGAGSSQSQSSKWTPVGPAAAGSSSSSSSSSQSQKRSGLQGSHSSSQRSGGGSGSGSQRHERDYSSGSSNSKKSSKHGSSDHSKSHTSSPAKSSMSSGGHARSLVAEHHGKERYRSKSPREREANWDSPSRVHSSFPSGQHSSQAFPPSLISKPGSMPQKPTAYVRPMDGQETGEPKTSSETYGGQSHSSGMGEMKANGKASLTKLKIPTQPVEGSMPGDVSCVDEILKEMTQSWPPPLTAIHTPCKTEPSKFPFPTKDAQHSSFNNGGHKRSISGKSSSTGHQSKTCDGDQANMLQDDLKLSSSEESDGEQDSGKNVSRNASASNNSNNSEGVEREDSSSHSGSESSSGSDSESESSSTESETNEPPRAPSPEPEQPTANKWQLDNWFKKVNKFSPASPVDSSSSSTPMKYKKEGRDAGSSRAYSGQGGAKDSALAPSRDLRPNQKGSESGRGRQKSPAQSEGGTGQRRTVGKKQPKKPEKPPVVEEPKGGLKVESEPTPEIPPHRARAPNKGLRKPNIKKDLKSSPRPAQEKRKPKASSKNSPKSREFVVDSSSSDSEGNESIPSSSQTPKYTESIRTPVCVFSPMEEKELLSPLSEPEERVPPKLMVKIDLSMLSRVPGRPYKDTEVKLERDVTAEREGKDFQKQTSEKSTSKGKRKHKGDDDGLKQENKKSRQEDKSSSHHKSSSKDSSKRGADRKEEPVPSPSMAGLQRTPKSEHQARKRTASQSSASLSSTASSSKEGGHSGKSSSTSKHRKLEDKQGRGTREGKEKSSKTSENQLAVPPLPADGSKSMRSKLNFEDRVHSADHYLQEAKKLKHNADALMDRFEKAVYYLDAVVSFIECGNALEKSAQEAKSPFPMYAETVELIKYTMKLKSYMAPDATSADKRLAVLCLRCQSLLYLRLFKLRKESALKYSKTLTEHLKNSLSNTQAPSPGMGNKAAGMPSPVSPKLSPGSGAGGYSSSSSNPSGSSSVTIPQRIHQMAASYVQVTSNFLYATEVWEQAEQLAKEQREFFAELDKAMGPLIFNTSSMTDLVRFTRQGLHWLRLDAKLIP; from the exons ATGGCCTCTTTGTCAGG CAACATGAACCGTGAGGACCGGAATGTACTCCgcatgaaagaaagagaaaggagaaatcAAGAAATCCAACAGGGAGGAGAGGCCTTCCCCGCCAACTCACCCCTCTTTCCCGAACCTTATAAAGTt tCCAGCAAAGAGGACAAACTTTCTAGTCGAATCCAGAGCATGCTAGGGAATTACGACGAGATGAAGGAAACCATTGGAGAAACTCCTATGTCTAAGCTTATGACGAAGGCTTCcggctcctcttcctcagaggaGAAGTCTCTTTACAGCGAGCAGCGAGGTGGAGCAGGGAGCAGCCAAAGCCAGAGCAGCAAGTGGACTCCGGTCGGCCCCGCGGCCGCCGGCTCATCTTCCtcctcgtcctcttcctccCAGTCTCAGAAACGATCTGGCCTGCAGGGCAGCCACAGCAGCAGCCAGAGGAGCGGCGGTGGTAGTGGCAGCGGCAGCCAAAGACACGAACGCGACtacagcagcggcagcagcaacagcaagaAGTCCAGCAAGCACGGGTCTTCGGACCACTCCAAGTCTCACACGTCCAGCCCGGCCAAGAGCTCCATGAGTTCGGGCGGACACGCGCGCTCTCTGGTCGCCGAGCACCACGGCAAGGAGCGCTACCGCTCCAAGTCGCCGCGGGAACGCGAGGCTAACTGGGATTCCCCGTCGCGCGTCCACTCGTCCTTCCCGAGCGGCCAGCACTCCAGCCAGGCCTTCCCGCCGTCCCTCATATCCAAGCCGGGCTCCATGCCCCAGAAGCCCACGGCCTACGTGCGACCCATGGACGGGCAGGAAACGGGAGAGCCCAAGACATCGTCGGAGACGTACGGCGGCCAGTCGCACAGCAGTGGCATGGGCGAGATGAAGGCCAACGGCAAGGCCTCGCTCACCAAGCTCAAGATCCCTACTCAACCTGTAGAG GGATCCATGCCAGGAGACGTGAGCTGTGTCGATGAAATCTTAAAG GAAATGACTCAGTCCTGGCCCCCTCCACTGACAGCCATTCATACCCCTTGCAAGACAGAGCCGTCTAAATTCCCCTTCCCAACCAAG GATGCCCAGCATTCAAGCTTTAACAATGGAGGACATA AGAGAAGCATATCTGGGAAGAGCTCTTCCACTGGACACCAGTccaaaacatgtgatggagaCCAGGCAAA tatgCTTCAGGATGACCTGAAACTGAGCAGCAGCgaggagagtgatggagagcaAGACTCCGGCAAGAACGTGTCGAGAAACGCCTCTGCCAG taataacagtaataacagtgagggagtggagagagaagacTCCAGCAGCCACAGTGGGTCAGAGAGCAGCTCtggatcagacagtgagagtgagagtagcTCCACTGAGAGTGAGACCAATGAACCTCCGCGGGCTCCCTCTCCTGAG CCTGAACAGCCCACAGCCAACAAATGGCAGCTGGACAATTGGTTCAAAAAAGTGAACAAGTTTTCTCCAGCCTCCCCCGtggacagcagcagcagcagcaccccCATGAAATACAAGAAAGAGGGTCGCGATGCGGGCTCAAGCCGCGCCTACAGCGGCCAGGGGGGCGCCAAAGACTCCGCCCTGGCTCCGTCCCGGGATCTGCGGCCCAACCAGAAGGGTTCGGAGAGCGGACGCGGCCGGCAGAAGTCGCCGGCCCAGAGCGAAGGCGGCACGGGCCAGCGGAGGACTGTGGGTAAGAAACAGCCCAAAAAGCCAGAGAAGCCACCCGTGGTGGAAGAGCCCAAAGGCGGGCTGAAGGTAGAGAGCGAGCCCACACCCGAAATACCTCCTCACCGGGCGCGCGCGCCCAACAAGGGCCTCCGCAAGCCCAACATCAAGAAGGACTTAAAATCCTCGCCGCGCCCCGCCCAGGAGAAACGCAAGCCGAAAGCATCGAGCAAGAATTCGCCCAAGTCCCGAGAGTTCGTCGTGGACTCTTCGTCGTCGGACTCGGAAGGCAACGAGAGCATCCCGTCCTCCTCGCAGACGCCAAAGTACACGGAGAGCATCCGGACCCCCGTCTGCGTGTTCTCCCCCATGGAGGAGAAGGAGCTCCTGTCTCCCCTCAGCGAGCCAGAGGAGCGCGTCCCTCCCAAGCTGATGGTGAAGATAGACCTGAGCATGCTCTCCAGGGTGCCCGGGAGGCCGTACAAGGACACGGAGGTCAAACTGGAGAGAGACGTGACGgccgagagagagggaaaggactTTCAGAAGCAGACCAGTGAGAAGAGCACCAGTAAGGGCAAGAGGAAGCACAAG gGCGATGATGACGGCCtcaaacaggaaaataaaaaatcaagaCAGGAAGACAAGTCTTCATCGCATCACAAGTCCAGCAGCAAAGA CTCGTCCAAACGGGGCGCGGACCGAAAAGAGGAGCCGGTACCGTCTCCCTCCATGGCCGGCCTGCAGCGGACGCCCAAGTCAGAGCACCAGGCCCGCAAGCGCACGGCCAGCCAatcctctgcctccctctccaGCACGGCCAGTAGCAGCAAAGAGGGCGGGCACAGCGGGAAGAGTAGCTCCACCTCCAAACACCGTAAACTGGAGGACAAACAGGGGCGTGGCACCAGGGAGGGCAAG gaGAAGAGCTCAAAGACGTCGGAGAACCAGCTGGCTGTTCCGCCGCTTCCCGCTGACGGCTCCAAATCGATGAGGTCCAAACTCAACTTTGAGGACAG gGTGCACTCTGCCGACCACTACCTGCAGGAAGCTAAGAAGCTGAAGCACAATGCAGACGCTTTG ATGGACAGGTTTGAGAAAGCCGTGTACTATTTGGACGCCGTTGTGTCCTTCATCGAGTGCGGCAATGCCCTGGAGAAGAGTGCCCAGGAGGCCAAATCCCCCTTCCCCATGTACGCCGAGACGGTGGAGCTGATCAA gtacaCTATGAAACTGAAAAGCTACATGGCTCCAGACGCTACGTCGGCAGATAAAAGGCTTGCAGTGCTGTG CCTACGCTGCCAGTCCCTCCTCTACCTGCGGCTGTTCAaactgagaaaagagagtgCACTGAAATACTCCAAGACACTTACTGAACACTTGAAG aACTCATTGAGTAACACTCAAGCTCCTTCTCCAGGAATGGGAAA taaAGCGGCAGGCATGCCCTCCCCAGTGTCGCCCAAGCTGTCACCGGGCAGCGGTGCGGGTGGATACTCGTCCAGCAGCTCCAACCCCAGCGGCAGTTCCTCCGTCACCATTCCACAGCGCATCCACCAGATGGCCGCCAGCTACGTACAGGTCACCTCCAACTTCCTCTACGCCACCGAGGTCTGGGAACAGGCGGAGCAGCTGGCCAAGGAGCAGAGGG AGTTCTTTGCTGAACTGGACAAGGCCATGGGTCCTCTCATCTTCAACACCAGCAGTATGACTGATTTGGTGCGTTTCACGCGACAGGGTCTGCACTGGCTACGGCTCGACGCTAAACTCATCCCATAG